In Desulfovibrio sp., the sequence CTCCATGCTGTCTGATCCGGGATTCGCCCCAGTCTCAGTTCTTTCGCCATTGCCGCTTCCGGTGTGCCTGGAATGCTCTTCCCGGCGGATGCACTGCTTGCTTGGGCCGTACTGTAAATAGTGGGCGGCAAATATCCGGTTTCTTTTATTCCCCAGACACCTGAATCGGGGGTCATGTTTGGACCAATGGTTTTACATCCTGTGGATCGATTTTTGGAATAAGTTTGGCGCATTTGAACTTGCGTACACAATAATTGAAGGATATTGCCCCGATATTCCGTTCAGCACCTACTTCGTTTTCGCAACAGGAGTTCCAAACCGTCGCTTCAAAAGGGGGGGATGTCATGGCCTTTTTGCGTGATTTGAGCATCTATTTCAAACTGGCGGCAAGCTTTCTGGTCATGCTTCTCTTGACCATGGTCCTGGCGGTGAGCGGCTACTCCATCCTGGGCACCATCCACGACTCCTCCAGCGAAGTCTCAGACGTCTGGCTGCCGGCCATGCGGGCCACGGCCATCATGACGGACGCTGCCAACAATTTCCGCCGGGCCGAGTTCCAGCATATAATCACTGAATCCACTGAAGATCATAAGATGATCGAAGAGCGCATGGCCAAGGCCAAGAAGAACATGGCCGAAGCCGAGGCGCAGCTTGCGAAGCTTTCTCTGCCCGAGGAGTTCAAGTCCACCATGAAGGCGTATGCCGCCTCCTGGCAGGATTTCCTGCGGGTGAACGTCAAGCTGGTCGAGATCTCCAACAAACAGAACGACGCAGAGGCCATCAAGCTCATCCGCGGCGAATCCGCCAAGGTGTTCAACCAGGCCCTGGGCTCCCTGGACAAGCTGAACTCCATGGCCCAGGATCGCGGCATCCAGGCGGGCAACGCCGTGGACCAGACCATCATGTCCGGCAAGACGCGCACCATGATAATAGCAGGCATCATCCTGGCTCTGGGCCTTTGCGCCACCATAGCCCTGCCGAACCTCATCACCAAGCGGCTCAAGGAAACCCAGATGCACGCCGAAGAGGTGGCGGCAGGAAATCTCGACAGCTGCCTGGCGGTATGCGCCCACGACGAGATCGGTCGCCTGCAGAAGGCGCTTATGGATATGCTCTGCAAGCTAAAGGAGCAGCTCTCCTTCTCCGACGGTGTGCTCAAGGGCATGACCATTCCCTGCTCGGTGTTTTCCCCCCAGGACACCACGGTCTTCACCAACCAGCTCATGATCGACCTTCTGGAGCGTGGTGGAAAGCCCGAGGACTACTACGGACAGACCTCGGGCGGCTTCATCTGGGGCGAACCCGGCAAGGACACCATCTCCAGCATCGCCCTGCGTGAGAACCGCTCCATCACGGCCGAGCGCGAATTCACCACCCACAAGGGCAACAAGCGCCATGCCCGCATCTCCTCCTCGCCGTTCTACGACCCCACCGGCCACGTGCTGGGCACCCTTTCGGTGTGGATCGATCTGACGGCCATCAAGGAGCAGGAAGCCCTGATCGCCCAGCAGAACGAGAAGATCACCCAGGTGGCCGTGCAGGCCGAACAGGTGGCCGAGGCCGTGTCCGCGGCTTCCGAACAGCTCTCGGCCCAGATCGAGCAGGCCGCCAGAGGCGCCGAGACCCAGCGCGACAGGGCCGCCGAGACCGCCACGGCCATGGAAGAGATGAACGCCACGGTGCTTGAGGTGGCCCAGAACGCCCACACCGCCGCCACCCGTTCCGAGCAGGCCCGGGGCAAGGCCCAGGACGGCCAGGGCGTGGTGGACAACGTGATCAATTCCACGGAGATCGTCCGGACCCAGGCCCTGCAGCTTCTTGAGAAGATGGGCCAGATGGACGGACGCGCCCGGGATATCGGGCGGGTGCTGAACGTGATTTCCGACATAGCCGACCAGACCAACCTGCTGGCCCTGAACGCCGCCATCGAGGCCGCCAGAGCAGGCGAAGCCGGGCGCGGGTTCGCCGTGGTGGCCGACGAGGTGCGAAAGCTGGCCGAGAAGACCATGACCGCCACCCACGAGGTGGAGGAGGCCATAACGAGCATCCAGCGCGAATCCAAGGACAACATGCTAAGCGTGGACCAGACTGCCAAGGCCATCGAGGAGGTCACCTCCCTGGCCGCCGAGTCCGGGGACGCCCTGAAATCGATCGTATCCCTGTCGGATTCCTCCACCATGGAGGTGCACGCCATCGCCACCGCAGCCGAGGAGCAGTCCGCGGCCAGCGAGGAGATCAACCGGGCTGTGGCCGAGATCAACAGGATATCCATGGAGACCGCCCAGACCATGTCCCACTCCACGGACGCGGTCATCGATCTCTCCCGCCAGGCTTCGGCCCTGCATGAGCTCATCTTCAGCATGCGCGGGACCAGCGGAAAGAAGTCCATCGGGGCCTGATTACTCCCCCAGAGCACGGCTTTGCCTTGAATGAAATGCGCCCCGGGTGAACGGTTTCACCCGGGGCGTTTGTTTTGGCAGGCTGGCCAGGGGAGGGAAGAGCGCCCACTTTAGTCCTTCCTTTTCTGCAAAAGCTCCACGTCGAACTCGTCCAAACGCTTCTCCTTGTGCGCCTGCGCGCCGTTCTCCGCCGCTTCCTTGGCCATCTCTTCCTTGGACGGCCTGTGCCAGAGGGTCACCTTCTCGGGCAGCGGGTCGAACTTGTGGTAGGATCTGTGGTGGGCCATGGATATTTCCGCCACGAAGGCGCCGTACGCGGTGGAAAATGGAACGGAGAGTATGGGGGCAGGGCTTATGTGGCTTATCACGTGGCCTTTGCCCGTGATGACCGATGGCGTGGCCGCCTTGAGGTGGATGCCGTCCGTGGAGAGGTGCATGCGCGCCTGGCCCGCGATCATGTTGGTCAGCTCGCCCACTGCGTCCGCGATGTTTTCGTCGATCTCGGTGTAGTTTTCCCCTAGCATGGCGTTGGTGATTTTTAGGATCACGGCCTTCTCGAACGTCACCGAGAGCACGCCCGTCATGTCCCCGGTAAGGCCTATGACCCCGGTGACGTCCCCGGCGGCCGTGCGCGCCAGGTTGACGTAGGGTTTGCCGGGCTCCACCACCACCTGGGCCATTTTGAGCAGGACGTCCGTAACGGCCTGGAGAATGGGGTTTATGAAGGTGACGCTGTAGTCTGAGTCCATGGGGGATCCTCATGGTGGTTGCGCGCCGAATAAGCCTGCCCGCTTGGAGCCGGGAATGAACTAGCTTCTACAAGAAAACGTATTTCATTAAATATGTCCAGGCCCGGGAAGCCCTTATGGGCGAAGCACTTTGCTTCGAGGCTGGCCGGGGGTTCTTCCCTTGGCGAGCCGCTCCTGCTGATAACGTTTTTTTTTAAAAATCCCTCTGGACAACCTTCTGGGAGAGGCCTATATTGTAGTCGTGTTCCAGGAGACTGTTGGTTCACCTTCAACGGAGGCGATACCATTGGGCCAATCTGAAGAAGAGCAGCATTTTCTGAAGTAGAGCACCAAGAGGCCAGAGAAAAAACTACATCCTGGCAAACTCAAGATGGAGTAACCATCCGCTCTACAGGTACGGCAAAGACAGCCACTTGAAACCATTAGACTACTACAGAGTTTGAACCTACTGGCCCTGTCCTTCACTGGACGGGGCCTTTCTTTTGCAGTGCTTGCGGCTTGCAACAACAGCTCACTGCTTTGTCGCATGCGCGACGCATTGTCCGCGTGGATTGATACGGCGAGCCGCACAGGGCCTGCCAGCTCGGGCCGCCGGTGTGTGCGAGTGCAGCAGGGGCAACGTCAGTGAGGCGTCAATCCGGTGATGTACACGGCCCTCTCATACGCCCAGGTGAAAGGTGCGGTGTCGACATTTATCAACCCCACGAACGGCGTATTGAGGTCTATTATTATAGTTATCACCAAAAGGATGATGATGAACGTGCACACCTCGTATGCGGTCTGGGTTTTCTTGTTGCTTACGCGCGTGAGGTACACCTTGACGAGCATCACGTAGTAGCCGACCACAATCTCAAGGCAAACACCATATTGAAGCTTTCCTCATGAGTCGTGATTTCAGGCGCAATATATTCAAGCCGCATGCGCCTGGGCAAGCCTTAAGAATACGCATCAATCCTGAGGGCCTTTCAAGAAGGCTCGCCATAAAAGCTCATGCGGTCCGGCAACAAAGCACCGCCAGCGCTTGCCCAGAATCTCATTTATCTGTTACGGCCACGAAGGATCACGCAATCTTTCGGTGCTGGGTGCCACGCCCAACTGGAGTACGGCCAGCGCATGAAGCTCTTCCGGTTCGATTCCATCCGTCTGAACCTCATCCTGGTGGTTCTTTTCGGCGCTCTTCCCATGCTGGCCATGATCCTCTGGTCCGGCGTGGAATTACGGGAAAAGGAGGTTCGAGAAGCCAAAGCCGATGCCCTGAGGATGGTCAGGTCCTTCGGGGAGCAGCAGGAGAGCGTCACCCGTGGCGTGGAGCTTCTGCTTTCCACCCTGTCGCTGATGCACGAACAGCACCTGGACCACGCCTCGTGCACCACGCTTTTCAAGGCCCTGGTGCAACAGCATCCCGTCCATGCCAACTTCATCCTGCTCGACCCGAACGGGAACGTCCTCGCGGCCGCGCTTCCCTTTGCCGCGGACAATTTCGCCGACCGCAAGCATGTGGCAGAAACCATGAGGACTCGCGACTTTTCCGCCGGGGAATACATCGTCAGCCGGTTCGAGGCCGGGCCGGTGATCGCCTTTGCCTATCCGGTCATTGGCCAGGGGGGGGAGCTCACGGGCATACTGACCACCAGCCTGAAGCTCGACCATTTCGTGAACATGTTCGACATGGCCATGCTTCCGGAAGGCTCGAGCCTCGGCATCTTCGACGGCAAGGGAACACGCCTGCTGTTTTATCCGTACAAACCCGAAACAAACCCCGTGGGAGAGCGCATTTCCCCCCACGCCATGAGCGCCTTTTACGGCCCGGAGGATGAAGGAGTGGCCTCCTTTACTCCCCTGGACGGGGTCCGGCGCTATTTCGCGTTCCAGAAATTGCGCCTTAAGCCCCAGGACGCGCCGTATCTGGTGATAGCCGTCGGCATTCCAGAGGCCGTAATCCTCGCCAGGGCGGACAAGCTTACCCGGCAACACCTCTACGCGTTCGGCCTGGCCGCGTCTCTTTCGCTCCTGGCGGCCTGGCTGACGGGTAAATACGGAATCATAAACCCCTTGAAGCGATTCGCCGGGCTGGCCAGACGGGTGGGGGAAGGCGATCTGGACGCCGTGTCCGGCATGAGCGGAGGCAGCGGCACCTTGAACATCGTGGCCACCGCCTTTGACGGCATGGTCAAGGCGCTCAAAAGCCGCGAGGCGGAGCGGCGCGTTGCCGAACAAGTCCTGCGCGCAAGCGGCGAGCGCTTCCGCCATGTGGTGGAGGGAACGGACAACCTGATCACCCAGGTGGATGGCTCCGGGCGCTTTCTCTACGTGAATCCGGTGGCCCGCAAGGTTTTCGGCCTGGAACCCGAAGAATGCGTCGGGCGCCTGGCCTTCGAATTCGTGCACGAGAACGACCGCGAGACCACGGAGCGCGCCTTCAAGGGCTGGATAGCGGCCGGGCTCAAACACATGGTGTTCGAGAACCGGCTGGTGTCCCTGTCCGGGGAAGTGCGGCGCATGTCCTGGACCATCGACATCCACTACGACGACTCCGGGAACGTTTCCGTGGTGGACAACATCGCCCAGGACATCACCCTGCGCAAACAGGCCGAGCTGGTCCTCATGGAGAACGAGGAGCGCTTCAGGCTCCTGGTGGAGGCGGCTCCGGAAGCGATCATCGTGGCTGATGCCAACGACCACCGCGTCATCATGGTGAACAAGAACGCCGAGGCCCTGTTCGCCACAAGCGCCAAGGATATTCTGGAGCACGGGGTCTTCAGGTTCTTCGCCAAGAAACAGCCTGACGGCATGGAGCTCGAGCAATCCATAGCCCGCAACCGCGAAAGAATCCTGGACGGGGAGATACTCACCATCGAGCGGGCCATCAAAAACGCGGATGGCAAGGACCTGCTGTGCGAGGTCCGGCTGGTTAGGTTCCTGTATTGCGGCAGGGACACCATACGCTCCAGCTGGACCGACATCACGGGGCGCAAGAAAATAGAAAAACAGCTGCTGGAGAGCCAGGCCAAGCTGGAAACCGCGCTGGCGAGCATTGTGGACGCGGTGTTCATTTCCGACGAGAAGGGCAACTTCATCCACTTCAACGAGGCCTTCGCCACCTTCCACAAGTTTGCAAGCAAGCAGGAGTGCGCCAGGCACTTCGACGATTACCCGGCCATACTGGATGTCTATCTGGAGAACGGCGAACTTGCGCCGCTTGATCAATGGGCCGTTCCCAGGGCGCTTCGGGGCGAAACCGCCACCAACGCCATCTACAGGCTCAAGCGAAAGGACACCGGCGAAACCTGGATCGCCAGCTACAGCTTCAGCCCCATCCGGGGCAAGAAAGGCAAGATAGTTGGTTCCGTGGTGGTTGGCCGCGACATCACCGAGGCCAAGCAGCTCGAGAGCCAGCTGGTGCGAAGCGAGCGCGACCTGAAGGCCATTCTGGACAACCTGCCCTCGCTGGTAAGCTACTGGGA encodes:
- a CDS encoding PAS domain S-box protein; this translates as MKLFRFDSIRLNLILVVLFGALPMLAMILWSGVELREKEVREAKADALRMVRSFGEQQESVTRGVELLLSTLSLMHEQHLDHASCTTLFKALVQQHPVHANFILLDPNGNVLAAALPFAADNFADRKHVAETMRTRDFSAGEYIVSRFEAGPVIAFAYPVIGQGGELTGILTTSLKLDHFVNMFDMAMLPEGSSLGIFDGKGTRLLFYPYKPETNPVGERISPHAMSAFYGPEDEGVASFTPLDGVRRYFAFQKLRLKPQDAPYLVIAVGIPEAVILARADKLTRQHLYAFGLAASLSLLAAWLTGKYGIINPLKRFAGLARRVGEGDLDAVSGMSGGSGTLNIVATAFDGMVKALKSREAERRVAEQVLRASGERFRHVVEGTDNLITQVDGSGRFLYVNPVARKVFGLEPEECVGRLAFEFVHENDRETTERAFKGWIAAGLKHMVFENRLVSLSGEVRRMSWTIDIHYDDSGNVSVVDNIAQDITLRKQAELVLMENEERFRLLVEAAPEAIIVADANDHRVIMVNKNAEALFATSAKDILEHGVFRFFAKKQPDGMELEQSIARNRERILDGEILTIERAIKNADGKDLLCEVRLVRFLYCGRDTIRSSWTDITGRKKIEKQLLESQAKLETALASIVDAVFISDEKGNFIHFNEAFATFHKFASKQECARHFDDYPAILDVYLENGELAPLDQWAVPRALRGETATNAIYRLKRKDTGETWIASYSFSPIRGKKGKIVGSVVVGRDITEAKQLESQLVRSERDLKAILDNLPSLVSYWDKELNCRLANSAYLVWYGLNRDTMPGMHLKDLLGEETYRKSLPYIEAVMAGQPQLFERAMPSPDGSHVRRALLNYIPDISDGAVQGFYALVTDVTFIKNAEEAMAASLKEKEVLLREIHHRVKNNLQIISSLLSLQEEGLKDQAALEALAASRSRVISMAMIHEQLYRSEDLSGIDAAEYLRQFVPKLVAAYRGAQDVTLRLDDLSPVTLALDQAVPFGLIVNELVTNAIKHAFKGRDMGAVTIRTNLAGGSVSLVVADDGVGLPEDFEQLKTKTLGLQMVAMLANQLHGALAVDSGRGTSFTLTFPHRTGH
- a CDS encoding MCP four helix bundle domain-containing protein; protein product: MAFLRDLSIYFKLAASFLVMLLLTMVLAVSGYSILGTIHDSSSEVSDVWLPAMRATAIMTDAANNFRRAEFQHIITESTEDHKMIEERMAKAKKNMAEAEAQLAKLSLPEEFKSTMKAYAASWQDFLRVNVKLVEISNKQNDAEAIKLIRGESAKVFNQALGSLDKLNSMAQDRGIQAGNAVDQTIMSGKTRTMIIAGIILALGLCATIALPNLITKRLKETQMHAEEVAAGNLDSCLAVCAHDEIGRLQKALMDMLCKLKEQLSFSDGVLKGMTIPCSVFSPQDTTVFTNQLMIDLLERGGKPEDYYGQTSGGFIWGEPGKDTISSIALRENRSITAEREFTTHKGNKRHARISSSPFYDPTGHVLGTLSVWIDLTAIKEQEALIAQQNEKITQVAVQAEQVAEAVSAASEQLSAQIEQAARGAETQRDRAAETATAMEEMNATVLEVAQNAHTAATRSEQARGKAQDGQGVVDNVINSTEIVRTQALQLLEKMGQMDGRARDIGRVLNVISDIADQTNLLALNAAIEAARAGEAGRGFAVVADEVRKLAEKTMTATHEVEEAITSIQRESKDNMLSVDQTAKAIEEVTSLAAESGDALKSIVSLSDSSTMEVHAIATAAEEQSAASEEINRAVAEINRISMETAQTMSHSTDAVIDLSRQASALHELIFSMRGTSGKKSIGA
- a CDS encoding chemotaxis protein CheX; protein product: MDSDYSVTFINPILQAVTDVLLKMAQVVVEPGKPYVNLARTAAGDVTGVIGLTGDMTGVLSVTFEKAVILKITNAMLGENYTEIDENIADAVGELTNMIAGQARMHLSTDGIHLKAATPSVITGKGHVISHISPAPILSVPFSTAYGAFVAEISMAHHRSYHKFDPLPEKVTLWHRPSKEEMAKEAAENGAQAHKEKRLDEFDVELLQKRKD